A region from the Riemerella anatipestifer genome encodes:
- the frr gene encoding ribosome recycling factor, whose amino-acid sequence MEEIQLILDNARQEMDAAIKHLEHAFLKIRAGRASTAMVQDVMVEYYGSPTPLNQVANVSIPDAMTIAIQPWDRSAIKDVEKGIINSNLGFAPSNNGDTIILNVPPLTEERRKDLAKQAKAEAEQTKVTVRNARQDAMKDLKKLDGVSEDIIKDTENEVQQLTDKYISTIDDHYKHKEVDIMKI is encoded by the coding sequence ATGGAAGAGATACAGTTGATATTAGACAATGCTCGTCAGGAAATGGACGCTGCGATTAAACACCTAGAACACGCTTTCTTAAAGATTAGAGCTGGGCGTGCTTCTACGGCTATGGTACAAGATGTAATGGTGGAATACTATGGTAGCCCTACTCCTCTTAACCAAGTTGCGAATGTTTCTATCCCTGATGCGATGACTATTGCTATCCAACCTTGGGACAGGTCGGCTATTAAGGATGTAGAGAAGGGGATTATTAACTCTAACTTAGGGTTTGCTCCGTCTAACAATGGTGATACTATTATCCTAAATGTACCCCCGCTAACTGAAGAGAGAAGAAAAGACCTTGCAAAGCAAGCTAAAGCGGAAGCGGAACAGACTAAAGTAACTGTAAGAAATGCAAGACAAGATGCAATGAAAGACCTTAAGAAGCTAGATGGGGTATCCGAAGATATTATTAAAGATACCGAAAACGAGGTTCAGCAGCTTACAGATAAGTACATTAGTACAATAGACGACCACTACAAACATAAAGAAGTGGATATTATGAAAATATAA